A window from Intestinimonas massiliensis (ex Afouda et al. 2020) encodes these proteins:
- the rlmB gene encoding 23S rRNA (guanosine(2251)-2'-O)-methyltransferase RlmB encodes MREKREDWKDRQQESDGVIEGRNAVLEALRAGTPVDKIYIAKGETDASLGHIASTARGKGIVVVEADRRKLDAMSLTHAHQGVIAVAAVRAYATVEDILSIAREKGEPPLIVVCDELSDPHNLGAVIRTAECAGAHGVIIPKRRSAGLTAVVAKTSAGAVSHVPVARVANLPALLKELKEAGVWVFGTAADGDTRLYDADLKGPAAIVIGSEGTGMGRLVAETCDFKVSIPMKGKLNSLNASAAAAILLYEAVRQRLEP; translated from the coding sequence GGACCGGCAACAGGAATCCGATGGGGTCATCGAGGGCCGCAATGCGGTGCTGGAGGCTCTGCGGGCGGGCACGCCGGTGGATAAAATCTATATTGCCAAGGGGGAGACCGACGCCTCCCTGGGCCACATTGCCTCCACGGCGCGGGGCAAGGGCATCGTGGTGGTGGAGGCCGACCGGCGCAAGCTGGACGCCATGAGCCTGACCCACGCCCACCAGGGGGTCATCGCCGTGGCGGCGGTACGGGCATACGCCACGGTGGAGGACATCCTGTCCATTGCCCGGGAAAAGGGGGAGCCTCCCCTGATCGTGGTGTGCGACGAGCTGTCCGACCCCCACAATCTGGGTGCGGTGATCCGCACGGCGGAGTGCGCCGGGGCCCACGGGGTCATCATCCCCAAGCGCCGCTCGGCGGGGCTGACGGCCGTGGTGGCCAAGACCTCGGCGGGGGCGGTGTCCCATGTGCCGGTGGCCCGGGTGGCTAACCTGCCCGCTCTGCTGAAGGAGTTGAAGGAGGCGGGCGTGTGGGTTTTCGGCACGGCGGCGGACGGGGACACCCGGCTGTACGACGCCGACCTGAAGGGCCCGGCGGCCATCGTCATCGGCTCGGAGGGGACGGGCATGGGCCGTCTGGTGGCCGAGACCTGCGACTTCAAAGTGAGTATCCCCATGAAGGGCAAGCTCAATTCCCTCAACGCCTCGGCGGCGGCGGCCATCCTGCTCTACGAGGCGGTGCGCCAGCGGCTGGAGCCGTAA
- the lexA gene encoding transcriptional repressor LexA: MKKLTDKQQQIYDYIVAFQKDHGYPPSVREIGEAVGLKSPSTVHFHLKGLESAGLITKAEGKTRAITVSGGPGAPEVEAPADKIPVVGSVAAGAPILAEQHIEDYLTFDTGGLSGEHFALKVRGESMLDAGILPGDFVIVHQQQTVRNGDIVVALFEDEATVKTFRRRDGHVWLLPENPEYQPIDGQGAQILGKVVAVVRRYD, encoded by the coding sequence ATGAAGAAGCTCACCGACAAGCAGCAGCAGATTTACGACTATATCGTCGCCTTCCAGAAGGACCATGGCTATCCCCCTTCGGTGCGGGAGATTGGGGAGGCGGTGGGGCTGAAATCCCCCTCCACGGTGCATTTTCATCTGAAGGGGCTGGAGTCCGCCGGACTCATCACCAAGGCGGAGGGGAAGACCCGGGCCATCACGGTCAGCGGCGGCCCCGGCGCGCCGGAGGTGGAGGCCCCGGCGGATAAGATCCCGGTGGTGGGCAGCGTGGCGGCCGGCGCGCCCATACTGGCGGAGCAGCATATCGAGGACTATCTCACCTTTGACACCGGCGGCCTGTCCGGGGAGCACTTCGCCCTGAAAGTCCGGGGGGAGTCCATGCTGGACGCGGGCATTTTGCCCGGGGACTTTGTCATCGTCCACCAGCAGCAGACCGTCCGCAACGGGGACATCGTGGTGGCTCTGTTCGAGGACGAGGCCACGGTCAAGACCTTTCGCCGCCGGGACGGCCATGTGTGGCTGCTGCCGGAGAACCCGGAGTACCAGCCCATCGACGGCCAGGGCGCTCAGATTCTGGGCAAGGTGGTGGCGGTGGTCCGCCGGTACGACTGA
- a CDS encoding VOC family protein, whose translation MVPRIDHIELTVADLDRAEPFYDELLPLLGFDLDRKNWDNIPKHEFRCVDYGSPAFDLTLICPRPALAGEAVCRRKPVSLHHLAFGVDRREEVDRLYGQVRAIPGAAIRLPPRFYPEYTPDDYAFFFYDTEGIELEIVHFDRPACFRR comes from the coding sequence ATGGTCCCCCGCATCGACCATATCGAGCTCACGGTGGCCGACCTGGACCGGGCAGAGCCGTTCTACGACGAACTTTTGCCCCTGCTGGGCTTTGATCTAGACCGCAAAAACTGGGATAACATCCCGAAACACGAATTCCGCTGTGTGGACTATGGCAGCCCGGCCTTTGACCTGACTCTCATCTGCCCCCGCCCCGCCCTGGCGGGGGAGGCCGTCTGCCGCCGGAAGCCCGTTTCCCTCCACCACCTGGCCTTCGGTGTGGATCGCCGTGAGGAGGTGGACCGGCTCTATGGCCAGGTCCGGGCCATCCCCGGCGCGGCGATCCGCCTTCCGCCCCGGTTTTATCCGGAGTATACTCCGGACGACTACGCCTTCTTTTTCTACGATACCGAGGGCATCGAGCTGGAGATCGTGCATTTTGACCGTCCCGCTTGTTTTCGGAGGTGA
- a CDS encoding methylated-DNA--[protein]-cysteine S-methyltransferase, giving the protein MDLILFDSPAGRLALLGEGACVTGLALPNAPVPRIAEHETPVLAEARRQVLEYLAGARRSFDLPLDPRGTSFQRRVWAALTAIPWGETRTYAQIAAAVGSPRAVRAVGQANHRNPIPILIPCHRVVGADGTLTGYGGGLELKRRLLELEGAWT; this is encoded by the coding sequence ATGGATTTGATCCTGTTTGACAGCCCGGCGGGTCGTCTGGCCCTGCTGGGGGAGGGGGCGTGCGTCACCGGCCTGGCCCTGCCCAACGCCCCGGTACCCCGAATCGCCGAGCATGAGACCCCGGTGCTGGCCGAGGCCCGCCGTCAGGTCCTGGAATACCTGGCCGGGGCGCGTCGGAGCTTCGACCTGCCGCTGGACCCCCGGGGCACCTCTTTTCAGCGGAGGGTCTGGGCGGCCCTGACGGCTATTCCCTGGGGCGAGACGCGCACCTATGCCCAGATCGCCGCGGCAGTGGGCTCGCCCAGGGCGGTGCGGGCGGTGGGGCAGGCCAATCACCGCAATCCCATCCCCATCCTGATCCCCTGCCACCGGGTGGTGGGGGCGGACGGCACCCTCACCGGCTACGGCGGGGGTCTGGAGCTGAAACGAAGGCTGTTGGAACTGGAGGGGGCCTGGACTTAG
- a CDS encoding helix-turn-helix transcriptional regulator, whose amino-acid sequence MEPDFSERLKNYRRAKAMTQQDLADQLGVSNKTVSRWESGGGYPDVPLLVPLARALGVTVDDLLDGEKPIRTLTRADGQSLLSFAFALGGGVLFFLLDLFMPTLLCYLAYLGCMAYGVYLQRYYCYQNRWFRIGNAAMDLSVNLTVVLRLGTGLAALPAAMTIANVQEWRVRLLFWWKDHLPLLLLLGVLLALALTALTLWLVERCGFGRRPVLLRPGLRRPAVRELLPALSLLLLTAFWLLFRLDALPLEAYLRQSLLYGGLAGMLILLCLLLALKKGRRRGLAPTALLLLGADLLPGLGEEWAYLPRSKEFILAKPTLSDLYPRFYRPEPEQVAAGLVLALLCLLLVVLTFRPKAADEEQEMAPEA is encoded by the coding sequence ATGGAACCGGATTTCAGTGAACGGCTGAAAAACTACCGCCGGGCCAAGGCCATGACCCAGCAGGACCTGGCGGACCAGTTGGGGGTCAGCAACAAGACGGTCTCCCGCTGGGAGTCGGGGGGCGGCTATCCCGACGTGCCGCTGCTGGTCCCCCTGGCCCGGGCGCTGGGGGTGACGGTGGATGACCTGCTGGACGGGGAAAAGCCCATCCGGACCCTCACCCGGGCGGACGGGCAGAGCTTGCTGTCCTTTGCGTTTGCCCTGGGAGGCGGGGTGCTCTTCTTCCTGCTGGACCTGTTTATGCCCACCCTGCTGTGCTACCTGGCCTACCTGGGGTGCATGGCCTACGGGGTCTATCTTCAGCGGTACTACTGCTACCAGAACCGCTGGTTCCGCATCGGCAACGCCGCCATGGACCTGTCGGTCAACCTGACGGTAGTCCTTCGGCTGGGAACGGGCCTGGCCGCCCTGCCCGCCGCCATGACCATCGCCAACGTCCAGGAATGGCGTGTGCGGCTGCTGTTTTGGTGGAAAGACCACCTGCCCCTGCTCCTCCTGCTGGGCGTGCTTCTGGCCCTGGCTCTCACCGCCCTCACCCTCTGGCTGGTGGAGCGCTGCGGCTTTGGGCGGAGACCGGTGCTGCTCCGGCCGGGGCTCCGCCGACCCGCTGTCCGGGAGCTGCTGCCCGCCCTCTCCCTGCTGCTGCTGACGGCCTTCTGGCTGCTCTTCCGCCTGGACGCCCTGCCTCTGGAGGCGTACCTCCGGCAGAGCCTGCTCTACGGCGGCCTGGCTGGGATGCTGATTCTGCTCTGCCTGCTGCTCGCCCTGAAAAAGGGCCGCCGCCGGGGCCTGGCCCCTACGGCCCTGCTGCTGCTGGGCGCTGATCTGCTGCCCGGTCTGGGGGAGGAGTGGGCCTACCTGCCCCGCAGCAAGGAATTTATCCTGGCTAAGCCCACCCTGTCCGATCTGTACCCCCGGTTTTACCGCCCGGAGCCGGAGCAGGTGGCGGCGGGTCTGGTGCTGGCTCTGCTCTGCCTGCTGCTGGTGGTGTTGACCTTCCGGCCAAAAGCGGCGGACGAGGAGCAGGAAATGGCTCCCGAAGCCTGA
- a CDS encoding S1C family serine protease — MYYRNDYNSPHEPWEQPIETTGHVVEEPGHKEPKKKKSFGGKIVALCLVCALVGGVAGGAGVAAFSGNGSGGGSTTLVEGERTPTVVNVSNVTTKDPLTASQIYQAYVGSTVGITTEIVTTNYFGQPVSQAAAGSGFVISDNGYILTNYHVIKGASSIKVAFMDGTNYDATLVGGESENDIAVLKINASGLSPVVLGNSDNVQVGEQVVAIGNPLGELTYSMTQGIISAKDRSITMSDGTVMNMLQTDTAINNGNSGGPLFDMYGQVIGITSAKLSNSATAGSGATIEGLGFAIPINDIKGMVEDIIANGYVTGKPYMGITVTTVPESVASQYGLSQGALVKSVDSSSCAAKAGLKENDIITAIDGQTVLSSAELVEAKKDYKAGDTITLTVDRSGEKLTLTLTFDEDTPERQAAQQKQLEQQEQQQKQQQQNNSGSYYWPFGGFSPWFY, encoded by the coding sequence ATGTACTATCGCAATGATTATAACAGCCCCCACGAGCCGTGGGAGCAGCCCATCGAAACGACCGGCCATGTGGTGGAGGAGCCCGGGCACAAGGAGCCCAAAAAGAAAAAGTCCTTCGGCGGGAAGATCGTGGCCCTGTGCCTGGTCTGCGCCCTGGTGGGCGGCGTGGCCGGAGGGGCCGGCGTGGCCGCCTTCTCCGGAAACGGCAGCGGCGGCGGTTCCACCACCCTGGTGGAGGGAGAGCGGACCCCCACTGTGGTCAATGTATCCAACGTCACCACCAAGGACCCTCTGACCGCCTCCCAGATCTATCAGGCCTATGTGGGCTCCACCGTGGGCATCACCACCGAAATCGTCACCACCAACTACTTCGGCCAGCCCGTGTCCCAGGCGGCGGCCGGCTCCGGCTTCGTCATCTCCGACAACGGCTACATCCTCACCAACTACCACGTCATCAAAGGCGCATCCTCCATCAAGGTGGCCTTTATGGACGGCACCAACTATGACGCCACGCTGGTGGGTGGCGAATCGGAAAACGACATCGCCGTGCTCAAGATCAACGCCTCCGGCCTCTCCCCCGTGGTGCTGGGCAACTCCGACAACGTCCAGGTGGGCGAGCAGGTGGTGGCCATCGGCAACCCCCTGGGCGAGCTGACCTACTCCATGACCCAGGGCATTATCTCCGCCAAGGACCGCTCCATCACCATGTCCGACGGCACCGTGATGAATATGCTCCAGACCGATACCGCCATCAACAACGGCAACTCCGGCGGGCCCCTGTTTGACATGTACGGTCAGGTCATCGGCATCACCAGCGCCAAGCTGTCCAACAGCGCTACCGCCGGCTCGGGGGCCACCATCGAGGGCCTGGGCTTCGCCATCCCCATCAATGACATCAAGGGCATGGTGGAGGACATCATCGCCAACGGCTATGTCACCGGAAAGCCCTACATGGGCATCACCGTCACCACCGTGCCCGAGTCCGTGGCCTCCCAGTACGGTCTGAGCCAGGGAGCCCTGGTCAAGAGCGTGGATTCCTCCTCCTGCGCCGCCAAGGCTGGGCTGAAGGAGAACGACATCATCACCGCCATCGACGGCCAGACCGTCCTATCCTCCGCCGAGCTGGTGGAGGCCAAGAAGGATTACAAGGCGGGCGACACCATCACCCTGACGGTGGACCGCAGCGGCGAGAAGCTCACCCTCACCCTCACCTTTGACGAGGATACCCCCGAGCGGCAGGCCGCCCAGCAAAAGCAGTTGGAGCAGCAGGAACAGCAACAGAAACAACAGCAGCAGAACAATTCCGGCAGCTACTACTGGCCCTTCGGCGGCTTCTCCCCCTGGTTCTATTAA
- the ytvI gene encoding sporulation integral membrane protein YtvI, which translates to MEQAQTELSWRERGRLWLRLGIRFLLIAAVVLGLRYLAPPLLSLFMPFVLALLLAWLLNPLVRTLQKALGLSRGILSLLLILLVFGGVGGVLAAFGYSVFAEIRSLVTNWQDIWAGVQAAIEATGGFLDSLLAHLPQEVEQTVNSALDSLTQWLQTALPNFFTNAAERAGNFAMSIPSFVVALVVFIMGTYFITADYPHLRFLVTDHLSPAFRRFLGHVKHAAVGAFGGYVRAQIILSLGVLLILLAGFVLTGQSYAVLLALLLAVLDFIPIIGAGTVMVPWAVIDLFLGQFGHAVELMVIWGIICVFRRVAEPKAVGSQTGLSPILSLVSIYVGMQVAGVLGMILGPVLCMVVINVCKTGLFDGLTDDLRLAVDDTARFLRNRPVPRRPER; encoded by the coding sequence ATGGAACAGGCACAAACGGAACTCTCCTGGCGGGAACGGGGCCGGTTATGGCTGCGGTTGGGCATCCGATTTCTGCTCATCGCGGCGGTGGTGCTGGGCCTGCGGTATCTAGCGCCCCCCCTACTCTCTCTCTTCATGCCCTTTGTCCTGGCCCTGCTGCTGGCCTGGCTGCTCAACCCCCTGGTGCGCACCCTTCAAAAGGCCCTGGGCCTGAGCCGGGGTATCCTCTCCCTGCTGCTCATTCTGCTGGTCTTCGGCGGCGTAGGGGGCGTTTTGGCCGCCTTCGGCTACAGCGTATTTGCCGAGATCCGCTCTCTGGTGACCAACTGGCAGGATATCTGGGCGGGGGTCCAGGCCGCCATCGAGGCCACCGGCGGCTTCCTCGACTCCCTGCTGGCCCACCTGCCCCAGGAGGTGGAGCAGACCGTCAACAGCGCCCTGGACAGCCTGACCCAATGGCTTCAAACCGCCCTGCCCAACTTCTTCACCAACGCTGCCGAACGGGCCGGCAATTTCGCCATGAGCATCCCCTCCTTCGTCGTGGCGCTGGTGGTCTTTATCATGGGGACCTATTTCATCACCGCCGACTATCCCCATCTGCGCTTTCTGGTCACCGACCACCTCTCCCCCGCGTTCCGCCGCTTCCTGGGCCACGTCAAGCACGCGGCGGTAGGGGCTTTCGGCGGCTATGTCCGGGCCCAGATCATCCTCTCGCTGGGGGTGCTGCTCATCCTGCTGGCCGGATTCGTCCTCACGGGCCAGAGCTACGCCGTATTGCTGGCCCTGCTGCTGGCGGTGCTGGACTTCATCCCCATCATCGGGGCCGGCACCGTCATGGTGCCCTGGGCGGTGATCGACCTGTTCCTGGGCCAGTTCGGCCACGCCGTGGAGCTGATGGTCATCTGGGGCATCATCTGCGTGTTCCGCCGGGTGGCCGAGCCCAAGGCCGTGGGCAGCCAGACCGGATTGTCCCCCATCCTGTCTCTGGTGAGCATCTATGTGGGCATGCAGGTGGCCGGGGTGCTGGGCATGATTTTGGGTCCGGTGCTGTGCATGGTGGTCATCAATGTGTGCAAAACCGGGCTGTTCGACGGGCTGACGGATGACCTGCGCCTGGCGGTGGACGATACCGCCCGCTTCCTGCGCAACCGGCCCGTCCCCAGACGGCCGGAGCGGTAG
- a CDS encoding LTA synthase family protein has protein sequence MKHVFLFQTHTDPGWSPGRRAGFWLWNLFWVAAASLCVGTLSLYFAAVFKQAELFGSYFKNPLIALLNLAPVLLLALGLYFLTGRPGLAYGLTAGLTAGFTMGNWFKLQFRNDPLLFEDLLLLKEAGNMAGKYQLFLSRTMALALALLLLGGVFFHFCVRGRLKGQTRYRFLGISAVILAALPLQEAILSDSVYQDRTANNDLINRWSATQVYVSKGFVYPFLYSVKSASDAPPEGYDAKRAEAMLNAYQDADIPEDQKVSLITIMLEAYSDLSGFDIPGLSDRVYADYHALEAESYTGNLITNIFAGGTVDTERCYLTGFSRLGSFRSPTNSYPWYFRSQGYSVLGAHPCFSWFYNRENINRNLGYEDYWFVENHFAPLTGGDVGYDKVLFPELIGMWEENRSTGKPLFAYNLTYQGHGPYDADVTWWGDDYVTGGDYTDAERNILNNYFGSIYDTNQHLTEFFDYYRQAEEPVVIVLFGDHKPWLGDGNSVYETLGINLDFSTEEGFYHYYATRYLIWANDAAKDVLGNNFTGEGPDLGPYFLMNQVFRLCGWEGPAFVQATQQVMDRVPVHNTPTGLYVEQGVLTGSLTPEGQALVDDYNTMQYYWRKHFAYEK, from the coding sequence ATGAAACACGTTTTTCTTTTCCAAACCCATACCGACCCCGGCTGGTCCCCGGGCAGGCGGGCCGGCTTCTGGCTGTGGAACCTGTTCTGGGTGGCGGCCGCCAGCCTCTGCGTGGGGACGCTGAGCCTGTACTTTGCCGCGGTGTTCAAGCAGGCCGAGCTGTTTGGAAGCTACTTCAAAAACCCACTCATTGCCCTGCTGAACCTGGCCCCCGTGCTGCTGCTGGCCCTGGGGCTCTACTTCCTCACCGGGCGGCCCGGCCTGGCCTACGGCCTCACCGCCGGGCTCACCGCCGGCTTTACCATGGGCAACTGGTTTAAGCTCCAGTTTCGCAACGACCCCCTGCTCTTCGAGGACCTGCTCCTGCTCAAGGAGGCGGGCAACATGGCGGGGAAATACCAGCTCTTCCTCTCCCGCACCATGGCCCTGGCCCTGGCCCTGCTGCTGCTGGGCGGAGTGTTTTTCCACTTCTGCGTCCGGGGCAGGCTGAAGGGACAGACCCGCTATCGTTTTCTGGGTATCTCCGCCGTCATTCTGGCGGCCCTGCCCCTCCAGGAGGCCATCCTCAGCGACAGCGTCTACCAGGACCGCACCGCCAACAACGACCTCATCAACCGCTGGTCGGCTACCCAGGTCTACGTCTCCAAGGGCTTCGTCTACCCCTTTCTCTACAGCGTCAAGTCGGCCTCCGACGCGCCGCCGGAGGGCTATGATGCCAAGCGGGCCGAGGCTATGCTGAACGCCTACCAGGACGCCGACATCCCGGAGGACCAAAAGGTATCCCTCATCACCATCATGCTGGAGGCCTACAGCGACCTGTCCGGCTTTGACATCCCCGGCCTCAGCGACCGGGTCTACGCCGACTACCACGCCCTGGAGGCCGAGAGCTACACCGGAAATCTCATCACCAACATCTTTGCCGGCGGCACGGTGGACACCGAGCGGTGTTACCTCACCGGCTTCTCCCGGCTGGGTTCCTTCCGCTCCCCCACCAACTCCTACCCCTGGTACTTCCGCTCCCAGGGCTACTCCGTGCTGGGAGCCCACCCCTGCTTCTCCTGGTTCTACAACCGGGAAAACATCAACCGCAACCTGGGCTATGAGGACTACTGGTTCGTGGAGAACCACTTCGCACCCCTCACCGGCGGGGACGTGGGCTACGACAAGGTGCTCTTCCCCGAACTCATCGGCATGTGGGAGGAGAACCGGAGCACCGGCAAGCCCCTGTTCGCCTATAACCTGACCTACCAGGGCCACGGCCCCTACGACGCCGACGTGACCTGGTGGGGGGACGATTACGTCACCGGCGGGGACTACACCGACGCCGAGCGGAACATCCTCAACAACTATTTCGGCTCCATCTACGACACCAACCAGCACCTGACGGAGTTTTTCGACTACTACCGCCAGGCCGAGGAGCCGGTGGTCATCGTCCTGTTCGGGGACCACAAGCCCTGGCTGGGGGACGGCAACTCGGTGTACGAGACCCTGGGCATCAACCTGGACTTCTCCACCGAGGAGGGGTTCTACCACTATTACGCCACCCGCTACCTCATCTGGGCCAACGACGCGGCCAAGGATGTCCTGGGAAATAACTTCACGGGAGAGGGCCCGGATCTGGGCCCCTACTTCCTGATGAACCAGGTGTTCCGGCTGTGCGGCTGGGAGGGGCCCGCCTTTGTGCAGGCCACCCAGCAGGTGATGGACCGGGTGCCCGTCCACAACACCCCCACCGGCCTGTATGTGGAGCAGGGCGTCCTCACCGGCAGCCTCACCCCCGAGGGACAGGCCCTGGTGGACGACTACAACACCATGCAGTATTATTGGCGCAAGCATTTTGCCTACGAGAAGTAA